The genomic DNA ACTTATTGTTTGCTGTTGAATAATCCAAAGGAGGGGGCTGACAATGAAGAGCATCTGCAGCGGACCAAGAAAGTAGAATGCAAGGTTCGCATTCGGGTGTTCTTGATCtgttcaaaaaaatttcctgTGGAAGTGACAATTCTCGGTCCTCTGTTGCATTATCAGCGTGAATGTTATTAACCTTGGAACTTCTGATTCTGTAGTACTACTACAGCTCCAGAGGATGCAAGTTTGGAGAAGCTTGCAGATATAGCCACATCTGGATAGGACAACATGTCAAGATGGAGCAGCCCGACCTCGAGAGTAATTTGCTTGTCCCGATGACACAGGTAAACTACTCTTTTATCTGCTGCAACTTTCTCGATGCGTAAGGCACCACCTGGATTGTAAACTGCCAGAGTTTTTATTAAAGCCGAAGGCAACGATAAACATGTCTGCAGGGACCAAAACAATGCCCATCTTACATGGCATGTGGTTTCTACACATATGGGCCTAATTGCAGGCTGCAGCATCCGGAACCGGTGGTTACCGGAGATGGCAGCCATTATGGCTCGAACTCTTCTGAGAATTTGTCAGGTTTAGGCACCAAGTACTACCAAGTGACTGGAACGGGAGACCCGAAAGTTTCACAGTATGAGGTCAGTTCACAACAATGCTTACATACCCGTCCTTGGTAATATTGTGATATACAATGAGTAAATCGAGTTAATTCATGCCTCACGAACATTTCCAATTCTGTAGGCCTTCCTCCAAGGAGATATGATCATGGATCCCACAATGCCCCTAGGAACCAATGGTGCAAAAAGAAGGGAGGACAGCACGGTTCTTTGTCAATTGACAGAAGCCTGATACGTGCCGATATATTCCCAGAACGTCCTGGGCAACCTGAGTGTCCTCATCACATCAAAACTGGAGACTGCAAGTACAAATCTTTGTGCCGTTTTCACCATCCGAAGATCCAAGCTCTTTCTGCAACCTCCTGTGCCATGAACATCGGGAATCCAATTTTCAACTTTATGCAGGTAAGTTCGCTCTCTTGTCCCACGTCCCAATTGATCCATTCCATTGCCAGCACTAACATTTGGTTATTGCCCATTTCTGCAATCGTCTCATTTTACAGGAGAGGAAACTTTGTCCCAGCTACGAGCTCTGTGGCATCTGCCCAAGTGGAAGTGCTTGCAGGTTCGACCACCCAAAGGAGATCGAACTTTATGGGACTGTGCCCAACGCCGCAGCAAATTACGGGCTTTAGACCCGCAGATGGATGGAGTTCACCATCTTTGAGGATCGAAGCACAGCTCATTCTGCTTTCTAGTAGTATGTTACAGCTGGTTCAATAAGGATTGTAATGGCTaatatttattgcattggCAATGGCAATATGCAAGTTCAGAACATTCGATACTCTATGGATGTTATAATTCTTCGTATTCGTTTTTCCAGCTTGAtgccctcttttttttttttaaaaaaaaaaaaacgaaatcCGAGCAAAAATCGACCTTTTCATAAGTGAAAAGAGCAGCCATGTTCCTAAAACTAGAAATTTTGCTCCATCTTATGCCAGATTAATATCGGCTCCCGATCTCTCCCATATGTGGGCCACTAATGGGCCTTGGGGTGGGCTAATGATGGGCCAATGATGGCAGTAAGGTGGGCCACAGAGCAGCCCAGCTTTCTACAAGTTACCTGGTTCTGTGGGCCCATTAACTGGATGCCACGTGTCCGATGACTGATGGAGACGCGCCTCCATCTTATTCTGGAAGTCGTTGAAATGACGGTGCGACCCACACCTTGAGTCTTTGGAAGCATCCAACGGCAGCGGCTGCGAGCGAACCACGTTGAGGAGTCCACGGACGGTCCACAATGCGCCACGTCATCTCCCCTGTCTGTTTCTCAAATCATCCACGACGCCCAATTTAATCGTCACGGGGCTAATGCTCATCCTtccctttaaattttttaaatttccatAAATAACATTATCGAAAACAATTATTCGTACTTGTTGGCCGAAAATGTAATTTGGTAATTAATCTAAAATCGCTGAATTTATATACTAAATAGtattctaaaataaaatataattttaacaaaattttgaattagatGGACAAATTAAATTGGTGATGCAATTTTTAACTCAAAAtacattttaaatatattaaaaaaaatcgatgCAGTTCTTAACTTAAATTTATTTGTCATCATGCTTATGGTGACGACTTATGCCCCTCGAAAAGAATCTTTCATGCGATCATGAATAGCTCGTACCAAATGATATAGTGTAACACAAAAGAATACAACATGACGTTTATAGTCTTCAAGGCtcaaaaaatgatttttttttttccttgtttcaTTATAGTGACATCATCCTCGAGTTCGacgtattgaaaatattccTCATTTTTTTACAACAATTGCGGAACTATCATTGTAAGAAATTCGAAGATgtgcttaaaaaaaaaaaaaactatatgtaTACGTGTATaggtgtgtatatatagatagccGTATCGAATTTGGTCATTTCAACCCACCTGAACCCCCGCCGCGGACCGCCCAATCGGAGCAGCGCGTGGCTTCCTCACTCCCTTCTCCCGTAGATACGAAACCTCTGAccatctctttctctctctttctcccccTCATTTCTTTCTCTACTCTCGGCGGCGGCGAGGAGATAGGCTTCCGGCTACGATGGCGACCGCCATGCTCCGTCGGACAACCACCACCATCTCCCGGCTCACATCCACTGGCTCCGGCCCATCCGCGCCGGCGCGGCTCATCCTCTCGAGGCTGCTCGCGAGCGAGGTGGAGGCCCAGAAGGTGGAGCCCCATGCAAAGGCGACGTCGACCACGAAGACCTTCTCAATCTACCGGTGGAACCCCGACAACCCGACGAAGCCGGAGCTGCAGGACTACCAGATCGACCTCAAGGAGTGCGGGCCCATGGTCCTCGACGCCCTCATCAAGATCAAGAACGAGATCGACCCTTCCCTCACCTTCCGCCGCTCCTGCCGGGAGGGGATCTGCGGGTCCTGCGCCATGAACATCGACGGCTGCAACGGCCTCGCCTGCCTCACCAAGATCCAGTCCTCCGGCTCCGCCACCACCATCACTCCCCTGCCCCACATGTTCGTGATCAAGGACCTTGTCGTCGACATGACCAACTTCTACAACCAGTACAAGAGCATCGAGCCCTGGCTCAAGAGGAAGAACCCGCCCTCGGTCCCCGGGAAGGAGATCCTTCAGAGCAAGAAGGACCGCGCGAAGCTCGATGGCATGTACGAGTGCATCCTTTGCGCTTGTTGCAGCACGTCGTGCCCCAGCTACTGGTGGAACCCCGAGTCTTACCTGGGCCCTGCTGCTCTGCTCCATGCTAATAGGTAACGACAGCAACAAAGACGTTGGGAAATTGTTGTCTTTACTTACATTCATTTTCTTGTGATGTTGTGTTGCTTGTAATTCTTCCATATTGTCTCGTCTTGGCTTGGTTGCTACCTATATATGCATGATTTGTATTCCCGGGGTCAAAATTTCTTCTTGCAGCATCATTGCCACAGGTTGACTAATTCATGGCTGTTTGTTGTATCCAGCTTAGAATATAGAGCTTGGCTTATCTTGCTAATTCAAGATGTTTTGTGCTATTCGGGTCTTAGGAAGATTATCTCGATGATTTAACCCGCCATTGTGGCTTGTTGATGTTCACATCTTGTCATTCAAAGTTGTGTTGGGTTCTTCTATCCTCGAGAACTCATGATTTGAGTTTGTCTTTGTTCCTCTGAACAGTCTCAGCGATGCCTGAAATAGAAAGGGACAGAGTTTGGTATCTGTTAGGAATTGCATCTTATTTAATTGGCCCAAGTGTGTTTATTGAGGAAGATGTAGGATTCCTCAATTTGACGCCGTGGATAATCTGCTTATCTACTTATATTTTAAACTGTTTTCATATATCATTGGAAGGTGTAGGAACATCATCAGAGCATAGATGTTCCGTCAGCTTTTGTGATGTCAAATTGTCGGTCCTACTTTCAATTTTCCCTGCAAATCAACTGCTTTTTCAGCTTTTCTGGATTGCAGGTTAAGGGGGGTTATCGATATAATCCTTCATAACCCACAATCCAAACAAAAGCTATTACTGATACATTTGGCCATATCCTCCACGTCCGTGTTATGTGATGATTCCCTTTTCGTGATGCTGGGATTATTGTCCTCAGACACCGTCTTCATTGTCAAATTTGTGATAGATACCTTAGTTTTTCTAAGGATATCCATGCCATAGTGCTGCTACTGACATTTTAGTTGTATTTATAAGTGAAAGTAACTGGTGATATTTCTTGGCTGATGATCTCTCTGAAGATTCCTTGATCTTCTCTAATATGAATGTTAATCAAATATTGTCTGAATAAGGCAGCTTTATGGAAACTAGCATTCAACTCAGAAAAAGGCTCTGCTGATTGGTTCCCCAAAGATATAAAATTAACTCTCATTTTGCTGCAATTTCTTCCAGTTATGTGGATTACAATTTCTTAACTTCCTGCTGAGGTCGGTTTCTCTTCCTTGTCTCTACATTGATAGAATCTTATTGCAATTCTTGCAGGTGGATAAGTGACAGCCGAGATGAGTACACAAAGGAACGACTTGATGCTATAAACGATGAGTTCAAGCTCTACAGGTGCCACACAATCTTGAACTGTGCTCGAGCCTGCCCTAAGGGCCTGAATCCTGGGAAGCAAATCATAAACATTAAGCAGCTCCAGCTGACGAAGTAGACGGAAGATAAGTTTGTAGCAGTCAAGTCTCTTCTGACCGATGATACTGAAGAGGGAGGAAACACTTTCCCAGATTTGTGAACTGTTTGCCAATGGAATGAATAATATATGCTCAATTTCAATGAATTCGCAAATTGAATCTGCTTGTAATTGATCTTAGGTCGAGAGTTGACATCATTTTGTTCgaataaattatttcttgTATCCAGTATGAATCTGTGAAGGATTATAGAGAAGTTGTGCCTATCTATTTCTCCAGCTTGTCTAGTCTATGCTTTCTTTCATTGTGACGTAGATCCTCCTGAAAAAACATCTCCATGCCAGGTTTGGTAAATCTGAAGTCATTTGTGCATATGGTAAGTTTCATGTTTGTATTGTGCATATTGTTTTCAAAGTTAAATACATCTCATCCGATCATTGTGATAGTATGAGGTATACATAAAGTATCTGTCCGATTCACACACATTATATGATATGCAAATCTATTGATTAGAAATCTGTGGGAGACATTCATGTCGAATTGGCTTGGAAGAATTTGTATTCAAAATGTCAGATGTTGAGCTTATAAAGATGGCTGAGGATGAGAACACCTAATGCACAGCTAAATCTTCAAACCAACCCAACGGTTATCTTCTGTTAAAATGGCGAAGAAACAAAAGGCATTAGGATGTCTCCTAGTTCTCCTAGTGCTTGTCGAGCTGAGGACAAGTTCTGTTCGAGCGGGCAATCGTCTTCCCTGGTTCACTAGAGATCTAGATGTGAAGGATATTCCTTTTGTTACGGTAGCAGGTGACGAATCGGGTGTCCCGTCTCAGGGTAGAGCGACAGAGCAATATAAGTCTTCCTCACGGCATATCTATGCCTCGCTTACCCATCTTTTCTTATGCAGGATGCAACAATGACTGTGACACTGCTTGTTGTGACTGCGATATTACGAGACA from Punica granatum isolate Tunisia-2019 chromosome 2, ASM765513v2, whole genome shotgun sequence includes the following:
- the LOC116195799 gene encoding succinate dehydrogenase [ubiquinone] iron-sulfur subunit 2, mitochondrial-like — translated: MATAMLRRTTTTISRLTSTGSGPSAPARLILSRLLASEVEAQKVEPHAKATSTTKTFSIYRWNPDNPTKPELQDYQIDLKECGPMVLDALIKIKNEIDPSLTFRRSCREGICGSCAMNIDGCNGLACLTKIQSSGSATTITPLPHMFVIKDLVVDMTNFYNQYKSIEPWLKRKNPPSVPGKEILQSKKDRAKLDGMYECILCACCSTSCPSYWWNPESYLGPAALLHANRWISDSRDEYTKERLDAINDEFKLYRCHTILNCARACPKGLNPGKQIINIKQLQLTK
- the LOC116196878 gene encoding zinc finger CCCH domain-containing protein 58-like — its product is MASFEFSPSLSLEEQAIIAAFRSPFLDSEKVQTLIRKLDSEKEQALMKQLQGITVGETNGSSSSIRSVQGAELPLRPYKKDCPFFLRTRMCMYGSSCELNHSPPRTNQEGADNEEHLQRTKKVECKYYYSSRGCKFGEACRYSHIWIGQHVKMEQPDLESNLLVPMTQGPKQCPSYMACGFYTYGPNCRLQHPEPVVTGDGSHYGSNSSENLSGLPPRRYDHGSHNAPRNQWCKKKGGQHGSLSIDRSLIRADIFPERPGQPECPHHIKTGDCKYKSLCRFHHPKIQALSATSCAMNIGNPIFNFMQVSSLSCPTSQLIHSIASTNIWLLPISAIVSFYRRGNFVPATSSVASAQVEVLAGSTTQRRSNFMGLCPTPQQITGFRPADGWSSPSLRIEAQLILLSSSMLQLVQ